The Corynebacterium minutissimum genome includes the window AAATATTCGCATTGACCTTTTGCTGAGTACGGAAATACTGCACGCCGAAGACAATCATGGCAATGAAGGCAGCCAGGAAGACGAGGACGATGGCGCGGTTCGTCCACGAGCCCGTGCTCTTAGTAGAAGAGCCATAACGGGACTGGGAACGGGAGGCAGGACGAGCGGAACCAGCGGATGACATGAATCTGATTCTATCCAACCTTCGGCCAGAACAAACTATCCACTAGACTGGGCCATTGTTTAAGACGACGGTAAAGGGAGATGTATCACCTAGTGAGTACTAAGCGCCTGCTAGCTATCCACGCGCACCCGGACGATGAATCTTCGAAAGGTGCCGCCACCACCGCCAAGTACGCCGCCGAAGGCGCAGAGGTCCTCGTAGTGACCTGTACCGGTGGTGAGCGAGGGGACATCATTAACCCTGCCATGGATCGCCCCGGGGTACTGGAAAACATGGGCAGCATCCGTCGTGAGGAGATGGCCGAGGCTGCCGCAGCATTGGGTGTCCAGCACACGTGGCTGGGCCACATTGACTCCGGTTTGCCGGGTAACCCGCTAGCGCCCAACATTAAGGACCTGCTCCCTGAAGGTTGCTTCGCCCTCATGGACGACGATGATGTGGCGCAAGAACTGGTGAAGATCATTCGCGAGTTCAAACCGCAGGTCATCATCACCTATGACGAAAATGGCGGGTACCCCCACCCGGACCACCTTATGGTGTATCGCTCCTCCATGATTGCGTGGGACAAGGCTGGGGATGAGTCCTACCACCCCGAGCTTGGTCAGGCCTGGGAGCCTCAGAAGCTGTACTACAGCCACGGGTTCGTGTACCAGCGCATGAAGATCTTCCACGATTTGCTGCTGGAGGAAGGCAAGGTGAGCCCCTACGAGCCTATGTTGGCGCGCTGGGACACAACGTTTGGTGACATTATGGCGCGCGTGACCACCCAGGTGGAGTGCGCGGACTACTTCCAGAACCGTGAGGACGCTCTTCGCGCGCATGCCACTCAGATTGATCCCGCAGGAGCATTCTTGGCGACGCCCGTGGAGGTCCAACAACAGCACTGGCCTACGGAAGAATTTGAGTTGGCTAAGACGCGGGTATCCACGGAGCTGCCCGAAAATGATTTATTTGCAGGAATCCCGGAAGTAGGGGAGTCTTAGAAGCATGAATGCTTTGTACTTCGCGGCACACGACGTCGCCCTTCTAGCCCAAGGCGCGCAAAGCGGGCCGGTGGGGCCGGAGTTTGGTAAGGCGTCTCCCATCGGCCTGTTGATCCTTGCGCTGATGGGTGTCGCAGTGCTGTTTGCCGGTTGGAACTTCCACCGCCGCTACTCCCGTTTCCGCCGCCGCACTATGTTTGCGGAGGACCATGGCATTGATCCTTTCGATGATGAGGCTGTTGACGCCGCTATGAAGGAAGCGGGCATCCTCGATACCAGTAAGAAGTCCATCTTCTAACGCGGAGGGCGAGACCGTGACATTCCTCAGCCAAGCGCTTTACCCCCTGTATGAAGCGCGCCTGACGCGAGAGATTAAGGGCAAGCCGCAACCACGGCACGTGGCCATCATGGCGGACGGCAACCGCCGATGGGCGCGGGAGGCCGGGTTCACGGACATTAGCCACGGTCACCGCCAAGGCGCGCGGAAAATCAGTGAAATGATTTCGTGGTGCGATGGCACCGACATTGAAGTCGTGACCATCTACCTGCTGTCCACTGAGAACCTCAAGCGCAGCCAGCAGGAAGTACAGCTGCTTTTCGACATCATCTCTGATGTAGTCACGCACCTGTCACAGGGTGAGCTGGATTGTCAGATTCGCCTGGTGGGGCATCTGGATTTGCTTCCAGAAAAGGTCACCGAGAAGATGCGCTGTGCCGCTGCAGCTACGGAAGACCACAAAGGCGTCATCGTCAATATTGCGGTGGGTTATGGAGGGCGTCAGGAGATTGTCGACGCTGTCCAGAGCCTCATCCGTAGCGAAGCGCAGAAGGGGTTGAGCGCTGAAGCGATTGCGGAGAACGTGACCGCGGAGGCCATCACCAGCAACCTGTATACCAAGGGCCTTCCGGACCCTGACCTGGTTATTCGCACGTCGGGCGAGCAGCGCTTGTCGGGCTTTTTGCTGTGGCAGGCTGCTTACTCTGAGATCTGGTTTACGGATACCTACTGGCCGGCTTTCAGACGCGTGGATTTCCTGCGCGCATTGCGCGATTATTCACAGCGCTCGCGCCGTTTTGGACGCTAGCTGCCGAATCTAAAGTTTGCGCATACGGACTCGGTCCACCAAATGATGAGAACCTTTGCGTAGCACGAGGGACGCGCGCACGCGCGTCGGCAGGATGTTCTCCATGAGGTTGGGCAGGTTAATGGACTGCCAAATCTCACGGGCTTGCTCGTATGCTTCCTCATCGGTCATATCGGCGAAGGACGCGAAGTGCGCACCCGGCTCGCGGAAAGCCGTGTGGCGAAGCTTGAGGAATCGCTCGATATACCAGCGCTCAATATCGTCCACGCGGGCGTCCACGTAGACGGAAAAGTCGAACAGATCAGAAACCATGAGCGTGGGGCCGGTTTGGAGAACGTTGAGGCCCTCCAAGATGAGGATGTCTGGTTGGTGGACTTCTTGGTATTCACCCGGAACGATGTCATAGGACACGTGTGAGTACAAAGGTGCCTTCACCAGTGGTATTCCGGACTTCACGTCGGTGACAAAGCGCATCAGTGCGCGGCGGTCATAGGACTCGGGATAGCCTTTGCGCTGCATGAGGCCGTGCTCTTTGAGGTAAGCGGTGGGGTAGAGGAAGCCATCGGTGGTGACAAGGTCCACCTTGGGGTGGGAATCCCAGCGCTGCAGCAGCACTTGGAGAAGACGCGCCGTGGTGGATTTTCCTACGGCCACCGAACCGGCCACCCCAATGACGAAAGGTACGTGGGTAGGTGGGTTGCCTAAAAAGGCTTCGGTGGAGGCAGTGAGTTCTTGGCGGGCCTTGACCTGCATGTGGATAAGGCGAGACAACGGCAGGTACACCTCGGCGACCTCCGTGAGATCGATGCGATCATTAAGGCCGCGGAGTTTCTGAACCTCAGTCTCTGTCAGCACCTGCGGCATGGATTTACGCAGGGCGCGCCATGTATCACGGTCAAAGTCGAGGTACGGGCTCCCGTCGGTCATTCGCGCCATGCCGACCATTGTTCCATTCGCCCGACCAGTGCGTGCAATCAGTGGGAAAGAAAAATCCCCCGCGCGGGGGAGGTCGGCGTTAGGATGTAGAACTAGCTTCGGCGACTTTCCACAGGACCATCTTTGAGAAGGGACTCTACGTTTCTATGACCACTTCGAATTCTGCTGACGTGCGCTACCAAGAGATGCGCGAGCTCGACCCAGAGGTCTTCGGCGCCATCACTGGTGAGATTGCTCGCCAGCGCGACACCCTGGAGATGATCGCTTCCGAGAACTTTGTTCCGCGTGCGGTCCTGCAGGCCCAAGGCTCTGTTCTCACCAACAAGTACGCAGAGGGTTACCCAGGGCGTCGTTACTACGGTGGCTGTGAGCACGTGGACATCGTTGAGGATCTGGCTCGCGATCGCGCCAAGTCCCTCTTCGGTGCCGAGTTTGCCAACGTTCAGCCCCACTCCGGTGCCCAGGCTAATGCCGCGGTTCTGGGTTCCCTGATTAACCCGGGCGACAAGATCATGGGTCTGTCCCTCGCCCATGGTGGCCACCTTACCCACGGCATGAAGCTCAACTTCTCCGGCAAGCTGTACGAAGTCGCTGCCTATGAGGTGGACCCCGAGACCATGCGCTTGGACATGGACAAGGTCCGTGAGCAGGCACTGGCCGAAAAGCCGCAGGTCATCATCGCTGGTTGGTCTGCTTACCCGCGCACCATTGACTTCGAGGCTTTCCGCTCCATCGCTGATGAGGTTGGCGCCTACCTGTGGACGGATATGGCCCACTTTGCTGGCCTCGTAGCCGCCGGCCTGCACCCCTCCCCGGTCCCGCACTCTGACGTTGTGTCCTCCACCGTGCACAAGACCCTCGGCGGCCCGCGCTCCGGCCTCATCCTGGCCAAGCAGGACTTTGCTAAGAAGATCAACTCCAACGTCTTCCCAGGCCAGCAGGGTGGTCCGCTCATGCACGTGATTGCGGCGAAGGCCATCGCGCTGAAGATCGCTGCTACTGAGGAGTTCAAGGAGCGTCAGCAGCGCACCATCGAAGGCGCACAGATTCTGGCAGAGCGCCTCACCGCTGAGGATTGCACCAAGGCCGGCGTGGACGTGCTTACTGGTGGCACCGACGTGCACTTGGTCCTCGCGGACCTGCGCAACTCTAAACTCGACGGCCAGCAGGCCGAGGATCTCCTCCACGAGGTAGGTATCACCGTCAACCGCAACGCTGTGCCGAATGATCCGCGCCCGCCGATGGTCACCTCTGGCCTGCGAATCGGTACTCCGGCCCTGGCTACCCGTGGCCTGGATACCGCGGCCTTCACCGAGGTTGCCGATGTTATCGGTACGGCACTGGCTAACGGTAAGAACGCGGACGTCGCCTCTCTGCGCGCCCGCGTTGAAAAGGTCGCCGCGGACTTCCCGCTGTATGACGGCCTTGAGGAATGGAAGCTGGTTTAAGCCTCGCTACTCTTTTCCGAGCGCTCCTCAGCGTGTGCCTTACGAGCGGCTTCCAACCATTCGGGCATTGCGCTGAGGAGTTCTTTGATCTCTGCGGTGGTGAGCGGGCGATCCATGTCGTTCTTCTTCAGCGCGGTTACGGAGATGCCCAGCTTTTGCGCCACGACTGGGCGCGGATGGGGGCCTTCGCGGCGTAGTGTAGCGAGCCACTCGGGTGGGTTCTCTTGAAGCTCACGCAGCTCCGCGTGTGTTACAGCATTAGCCTGAAAGTCTTCCGGGGCGGCGGGCAGGTAAATACCCAGCTTCTTGGCCGCAGTCTGCGCGCGCATGGCAGTGCCGGAAGGCTCGGTCGCATTGGTACGTGGGGTATCAGTCACGCTCACCACGGTAGCAGCACCGTAGGATGAGATGCATGCTCCGCCTTGTCTTTTCCACTGGTACCGAACCCGGCAAATGGTTTCGCCGCTACCGTGATATGCATTCTGCAGAGTCCCTTGTCACGCTCGACTCAGATGATGCCACAGCTGTGCTTTTGGCAGGTGACGCACATGTGGCGCTTACTCGTCTGCCCGATCCGCGCATCGATGAGAGCTTCCATATTGTCCGTCTCTACGAGGAAGCACCGGGCATCGCAGTGCCCAAAGACTCCGTCTACGCTGAGGTAGGGGAGGACCTCGACCCTGAGGATGTCGCTGAGGAAATTGTGAATTACAGAATAGGGGCTGACGCGCTTGTCGACGTCCCCTCGGTCCGCACCGCACTCCAAGTCGTCGCCGCCAACGTGGGAATCGTGGTGGCGCCTCGTCCGCTACTTAAAGTGCTGAGCAAGAAACAAGTAGTTGCGCTCGGCTTTAATGACCCCTCCGTTCCTCTGACGGGAATCGGCCTCGTCTGGCGCAAAGCTGACGACAGCGATGAGATCCAAGACTTCGTGGGCGTGGCAAAGGGGAGAACAAGGAATACCTCTCGCAACAACGTTGAAAAACGCAGCGCACGCGACAAAGCAAAGGCCAAGCAAGCACGCAGGAAGGCCCAAGGAGCTTCGAAAATAAAACCGTTACCGAAAAGATATAGGGGCTCTCATCAGCGGAAACGTAAATAATTCTGTAATTTTGTTGTCAAATCACCGGATGGGTGGTGGCTAAAAAAATTTTGCGAACCTACGGTGGAGTCCGTTCTCAACAAACGTTCATGAGAAAGGAATAAACAATGAAGAAGATGACCCGTCGTTTCGCTGCTGGTATCGCTGCTGCCACCCTGTCCCTGGGTGTTGTAGCTTGCTCCGACGCTGAGGATGCTGCAAAGGAGGCTGGCGACGCTGCCCAGTCCGCAGCTGCTGACGCCACCGACGCTGCTGGCTCCGCTGCCAACGACGCTAAGGATTCCGTAAAGGGCTCCAAGGATAAGGACGCTGACGCTTCTGACTCCGCAGATTCTTCCGATTCCGCAGATTCTTCTGACTCCGCAGACGCTTCTGATTCTGCTGATTCCTCCGAGTCTTCTGACTCCGAGGGTGGCAAGGAGTCCATCGAGACCGCTAACGGTGAGGTTGAGGTTCCGGCCGACTTCGCCAAGGCTATTAAGGACAAGGCTGCCGAGTGGGGCGATCCGCAGTCCGTCGAGACCTCTGACAACGGCAGCATCGCTACCTTCGCCAAGGACAAGCTTCTCGCCTTCAGCGAGGATGCTGGCTCCCAGCCGGTTATCGGCAAGATTGCTGAGACCTGGGCTGAAGAGGGCGGCCTGGACAGCGAGATCGGCCTGCCTACCGCACCGGAGAAGGCCGAGGGTAACGGCTGGATTCAGGAGTTCACCAACGGCACCATTTCCTGGATGAAGGGTGCTTCCGGCGAGTACGAGGCCACCATCGACTAAGAACCTTGTAGCTAAGGCTTCGCCTTAGAACCTTTTCCCCGGCGCTCATGCCACCCCACGTTGACTCGTGGGAATGGTGTGACGCCGGGGATTGTCGTTTTAATACTGTTCATCTTGCACCCATGTAATTTCAACCTTCGGCCTCTAGCTTGGGCAGTGTCCGGAGCTTTCCATAGGGCTTCCGGATAGTTCACATCACACCCGCTTCACCACGCCGTCCCAGGTCGATGAGTTGGGTCGGCACCACAAGGGAGAACCCTGACGCCATGACCAATCCTTCCGTCCTCACTGAGCAGTCGAATGAGGCCACCGTGGCCACTAAGACGTACGTCATTGATACCTCTGTCCTCCTCTCCGATCCTTGGGCGTTACGCAAGTTCGCCGAGCACGATGTGGTTCTGCCCATCGTCGTTATTTCAGAGCTAGAAGGAAAACGTCATCACCCGGAGCTTGGCTGGTTCGCCCGCCAAGCTCTTCGCTTTTTGGAGGACCTTCGCGCCACCTACGATGCACTGGACCAGCCGGTTCCAGTGAGCGCCGAAGGCGGTACGCTGCGCGTGGAGCTCAACCACCAAGACCAGTCCCTACTTCCTGCAGCCTTCCGTGGCCCGGAGGGGGATCACCGCATCCTCGCCTGCGCGCTTAATCTGCAGCACGAGGGCAAGGATACTGTCCTCGTCACCAAGGATGTCCCGCTGCGCGTTAAGGCCGGTGCTGTGGGCCTGCAGGCAGATGAGTACCATGCCCAAGATGTTGTGCTGACTGGCTACACCGGCATGGCTACGGTTCATACCACCGCAGACGTTATCGATGAGTTGTACAGCGAGGGCGAGGTGCTTATCGACGGATCAGTGACCACCGCCGGAACCCGCATCGAGGACCTTCCGGTGCATTGCGGCGTCACGCTGCAAGCAGGAGCACAATCTGCGTTAGGTCGCATGACTGCTGAAGGTGCCGTGCGCCTCGTGCGCGGCGATGCCAACGTGTTCGGCCTGCAGGGTCGTTCCGCTGAGCAGCGAGTGGCACTCGATCTGCTGCTTGATCCCACGGTTGGCATCATGTCCATCGGCGGCCGTGCTGGTACCGGTAAGTCGGCTCTGGCGTTGTGCGCGGGTCTTGAGGCTGTGCTGGAGCGCGGTGAGCACCGCCGCATCGTGGTCTTCCGTCCGATGTATGCGGTCGGTGGCCAGTCCCTGGGCTACCTTCCGGGCTCTGAGAGCGAGAAGATGAACCCGTGGGCGCAGGCGGTGTACGACACCCTCGAAGGCCTTGTATCCGAAAACGTCATGGATGAGGTTCAGGATCGTGGGCTTCTGGAAGTGCTTCCGCTGACCCACATCCGTGGCCGAAGCCTTCACGATTCTTTCGTCATCGTCGATGAGGCCCAGTCCCTTGAGCGCAACGTTCTTCTTACGGTGCTTTCCCGACTCGGCCGTGGTTCGCGCGTTGTGTTGACGCATGACGTCGCACAGCGCGATAACCTGCGTGTGGGCCGGCACGATGGTGTGCAGGCAGTCATCGAAAAGCTGAAGGGACACGAACTCTTTGCGCACGTCACTCTGCAGCGTTCGGAGCGCTCTGCCATTGCGGAGCTCGTCACCGATCTGCTCGAAGGTGAGAATTAGCGCGTTCGCAGGTGGCGATCATCGCTACGTGTAGCTTGGCAGAATTGTAGTACGCCCAGTAATAATGGTGGCCATGAGCGAAAACGCGAAAGACAAAAAGAAGGATTTCCGCATCCGCCCGTTCACTGCAGCGGACTACCCGCAGATGCGTGAAATCTACGAGCAGGGCCTCAACACTGGCCACGCCACCTATGAGACCCGCTCGTTGACCTTCGAGGAGTTTAAGAACGTCAAGATTATGTCCTCGGTCTTCGTCGCCGTTGAGGCAGAAGATGACTCGAAGGTGCTCGGCTGGGTCTGCGCCGCACAGGCCTCCACCCGCACCGTGTTCCACGGTGTGGTGGAGGACTCCATCTACTTGAGCGAGGAAGCCCAGGGACGAGGCATCGGCGGCGCCTTGTTGGACCGACTCATCGAGGTGTGCCGTGACCTCCACAAGTGGGCTATCCACTCGTGGATCTTCCCGGAGAACGCAGGTTCTGCTGGCCTCCACAAGTCTCGCGGCTTCGTGAAGGTGGGAACCTACTCTCACATGGCAAAGATGACCTACGGTGACCTCGCGGGCCAGTGGCGTGACACCGATGTCTACGAGTTGCTCCTGCCGAAGCCGGAGGAGAAGAAAGCAGAAATCGCGGACAAGCGGAAATAGGTGCCACTAAACTAGAGGATGTATTTATTCCTCTAGTTTCCGTGGGTGAACCATGTCTCTCCGCACATCCGTGCTTTCCCTTACCACCGCCGCAGTCGTCGCAACCGGTGCTTTTGCAGCACCTGTCGCAACGGCTGCGGATTTTCCATCTGCAGGCTCGGTTCCTGTAGCTCAGTTCGACGTTAATTATCCCGATGGTGTGCTTGGTTATGTCTTCGCTGAGCCCGTCATGGAGTCCGAGATCGACCTAATGGTGCGCCAGATTCGGGCCATCCGAGCTCGAGCCTGGGATGCGAATCTCTCCATTGGGAATGTACCGCTACGTGACCTCGCGCAACGTGAGGGGCTTGATTCCCGTGAAGAGTACGTTAACTCTATTTCCTGGAGTCGCGGACTCGAGCACGCTGCGCTGCAGAGAGCAGCCGAGGAAAACCTTGGTCCCGAGTTGGATCACCATCGTGTGCCGGGGGTCGACTGCTGGAATGTCACCGATGCCTTCAAAAGCGCCGAAAATGTTAACTACAAGGGCGCTGATCAGGCAATTGATGGTTGGGCCGAGGAATGGTCGAACAAACTCAGCGGTCACGGGGAAACTGGTCACCTGGACAACATGATTTCCCCGAAGAATCGATTTTTTGCAGTTGCTGAAGTTGGCACAGCTACTGCCGGAGAGTTTTCCTTCAAAGATTTCGAAGATGTGGAAAGGAACCGCACGTCAACGCGCTTAGATAAGGGGCGGTATGCTTTCCCGATTGCCGTTCCCCCCAGCGAAATTGACAATGCTGAACTGTTCTTCACCGGAGGCATCGCACCGGGTGCCTCGGGTGGATTGGGGCTCCGGATCGAAGGTTACAATGGTGCGCTTTTGGGGATCCCGGCGGCGTCGCCAAGCTCCAGCGATCCGGAGGTCCTCGAGGTCAACGAAGACGGTACCTACGAGGCCAAGGCGGAGGGTACTGCAACCATCACGCTTAATACGTATGAGCTGCGCAATGGCCAGCCTCAGGTGTCGGACAACCAGGTGACCAAGACGGTGACCGTGCGCAAGCAGTCCCTGGGTGGAGACTTGAGTTCTGGCGGCATGAACGCTGGGACAATCGTGGCGATTATCTCCGGCGTGCTCGCGCTCATTGGAGTGGCTGCACAGGTGGCGCGCCAGTTGGGGATCCTGCGATAGACCTCCCTGGGATGTTTAGGAGATGGTCTCCTTGAGGTGCTCTTCGCGCACCGGCAGAATGAGCAAGAGTGCAATGATGGCCATCGGAACCATGAGCAGGATGACCGGGGTCAGGCCGTCGTTGTAGGCGTTGAGAATGACGTCCTTAATCGGATCCGGCATCTGGGCAACAAGCGACGGGGTGAGGTTGGCGGAGCCACCGTCGGCGCTCGCGAACTTCTCAGCGAAAGGCTTGCCGGCCGCACCCATGGACTTGATGGCGGCAGGCATGTTAGCGGCC containing:
- a CDS encoding GNAT family N-acetyltransferase; this encodes MVAMSENAKDKKKDFRIRPFTAADYPQMREIYEQGLNTGHATYETRSLTFEEFKNVKIMSSVFVAVEAEDDSKVLGWVCAAQASTRTVFHGVVEDSIYLSEEAQGRGIGGALLDRLIEVCRDLHKWAIHSWIFPENAGSAGLHKSRGFVKVGTYSHMAKMTYGDLAGQWRDTDVYELLLPKPEEKKAEIADKRK
- a CDS encoding DUF5997 family protein, encoding MRAQTAAKKLGIYLPAAPEDFQANAVTHAELRELQENPPEWLATLRREGPHPRPVVAQKLGISVTALKKNDMDRPLTTAEIKELLSAMPEWLEAARKAHAEERSEKSSEA
- a CDS encoding CAP domain-containing protein, which encodes MSLRTSVLSLTTAAVVATGAFAAPVATAADFPSAGSVPVAQFDVNYPDGVLGYVFAEPVMESEIDLMVRQIRAIRARAWDANLSIGNVPLRDLAQREGLDSREEYVNSISWSRGLEHAALQRAAEENLGPELDHHRVPGVDCWNVTDAFKSAENVNYKGADQAIDGWAEEWSNKLSGHGETGHLDNMISPKNRFFAVAEVGTATAGEFSFKDFEDVERNRTSTRLDKGRYAFPIAVPPSEIDNAELFFTGGIAPGASGGLGLRIEGYNGALLGIPAASPSSSDPEVLEVNEDGTYEAKAEGTATITLNTYELRNGQPQVSDNQVTKTVTVRKQSLGGDLSSGGMNAGTIVAIISGVLALIGVAAQVARQLGILR
- a CDS encoding isoprenyl transferase, producing MTFLSQALYPLYEARLTREIKGKPQPRHVAIMADGNRRWAREAGFTDISHGHRQGARKISEMISWCDGTDIEVVTIYLLSTENLKRSQQEVQLLFDIISDVVTHLSQGELDCQIRLVGHLDLLPEKVTEKMRCAAAATEDHKGVIVNIAVGYGGRQEIVDAVQSLIRSEAQKGLSAEAIAENVTAEAITSNLYTKGLPDPDLVIRTSGEQRLSGFLLWQAAYSEIWFTDTYWPAFRRVDFLRALRDYSQRSRRFGR
- a CDS encoding LysR family transcriptional regulator substrate-binding protein produces the protein MLRLVFSTGTEPGKWFRRYRDMHSAESLVTLDSDDATAVLLAGDAHVALTRLPDPRIDESFHIVRLYEEAPGIAVPKDSVYAEVGEDLDPEDVAEEIVNYRIGADALVDVPSVRTALQVVAANVGIVVAPRPLLKVLSKKQVVALGFNDPSVPLTGIGLVWRKADDSDEIQDFVGVAKGRTRNTSRNNVEKRSARDKAKAKQARRKAQGASKIKPLPKRYRGSHQRKRK
- a CDS encoding PhoH family protein, translated to MTNPSVLTEQSNEATVATKTYVIDTSVLLSDPWALRKFAEHDVVLPIVVISELEGKRHHPELGWFARQALRFLEDLRATYDALDQPVPVSAEGGTLRVELNHQDQSLLPAAFRGPEGDHRILACALNLQHEGKDTVLVTKDVPLRVKAGAVGLQADEYHAQDVVLTGYTGMATVHTTADVIDELYSEGEVLIDGSVTTAGTRIEDLPVHCGVTLQAGAQSALGRMTAEGAVRLVRGDANVFGLQGRSAEQRVALDLLLDPTVGIMSIGGRAGTGKSALALCAGLEAVLERGEHRRIVVFRPMYAVGGQSLGYLPGSESEKMNPWAQAVYDTLEGLVSENVMDEVQDRGLLEVLPLTHIRGRSLHDSFVIVDEAQSLERNVLLTVLSRLGRGSRVVLTHDVAQRDNLRVGRHDGVQAVIEKLKGHELFAHVTLQRSERSAIAELVTDLLEGEN
- the coaA gene encoding type I pantothenate kinase, which produces MARMTDGSPYLDFDRDTWRALRKSMPQVLTETEVQKLRGLNDRIDLTEVAEVYLPLSRLIHMQVKARQELTASTEAFLGNPPTHVPFVIGVAGSVAVGKSTTARLLQVLLQRWDSHPKVDLVTTDGFLYPTAYLKEHGLMQRKGYPESYDRRALMRFVTDVKSGIPLVKAPLYSHVSYDIVPGEYQEVHQPDILILEGLNVLQTGPTLMVSDLFDFSVYVDARVDDIERWYIERFLKLRHTAFREPGAHFASFADMTDEEAYEQAREIWQSINLPNLMENILPTRVRASLVLRKGSHHLVDRVRMRKL
- the mca gene encoding mycothiol conjugate amidase Mca, producing the protein MSTKRLLAIHAHPDDESSKGAATTAKYAAEGAEVLVVTCTGGERGDIINPAMDRPGVLENMGSIRREEMAEAAAALGVQHTWLGHIDSGLPGNPLAPNIKDLLPEGCFALMDDDDVAQELVKIIREFKPQVIITYDENGGYPHPDHLMVYRSSMIAWDKAGDESYHPELGQAWEPQKLYYSHGFVYQRMKIFHDLLLEEGKVSPYEPMLARWDTTFGDIMARVTTQVECADYFQNREDALRAHATQIDPAGAFLATPVEVQQQHWPTEEFELAKTRVSTELPENDLFAGIPEVGES
- a CDS encoding LGFP repeat-containing protein; amino-acid sequence: MKKMTRRFAAGIAAATLSLGVVACSDAEDAAKEAGDAAQSAAADATDAAGSAANDAKDSVKGSKDKDADASDSADSSDSADSSDSADASDSADSSESSDSEGGKESIETANGEVEVPADFAKAIKDKAAEWGDPQSVETSDNGSIATFAKDKLLAFSEDAGSQPVIGKIAETWAEEGGLDSEIGLPTAPEKAEGNGWIQEFTNGTISWMKGASGEYEATID
- the glyA gene encoding serine hydroxymethyltransferase; amino-acid sequence: MTTSNSADVRYQEMRELDPEVFGAITGEIARQRDTLEMIASENFVPRAVLQAQGSVLTNKYAEGYPGRRYYGGCEHVDIVEDLARDRAKSLFGAEFANVQPHSGAQANAAVLGSLINPGDKIMGLSLAHGGHLTHGMKLNFSGKLYEVAAYEVDPETMRLDMDKVREQALAEKPQVIIAGWSAYPRTIDFEAFRSIADEVGAYLWTDMAHFAGLVAAGLHPSPVPHSDVVSSTVHKTLGGPRSGLILAKQDFAKKINSNVFPGQQGGPLMHVIAAKAIALKIAATEEFKERQQRTIEGAQILAERLTAEDCTKAGVDVLTGGTDVHLVLADLRNSKLDGQQAEDLLHEVGITVNRNAVPNDPRPPMVTSGLRIGTPALATRGLDTAAFTEVADVIGTALANGKNADVASLRARVEKVAADFPLYDGLEEWKLV